In Aureibaculum algae, the following are encoded in one genomic region:
- a CDS encoding site-specific integrase: MKNKATSDGKAPIYLRITVNGKRSQLSIKRKINPEKWNYEAALAIGNSLEAKELNYYLDAIRFKLYGIQKKFLDDDKIFSALDIKNRYIGKSENQKMLLNIFQEHNDKVEQLIGKDFAAGTAERYRTAKKHVEDYIKLEYKCDDIPVNNVDHKFISGLEYYLKTVRNCSHNTAIKYITNFKKIVRIAYANDWIDKDPFYHWKSRLKIVDREFLTKEEIELFIEKKLHTPRLDQVRDIFIFCCFTGLSYSDVKKLTKSNLVLGIDGEMWIKTFRTKTDTPSNIPLLPTAMAIINKYKNHQEVINKEVLLPVLSNQKSNAYLKEIADLTGITKNLTTHLARHTFATTITLSNGVPIESVSKMLGHKSLKTTQHYAKILDRKVSEDMAILKSKLGLASDEHINYRKL, from the coding sequence ATGAAGAACAAAGCCACAAGTGATGGTAAAGCTCCTATATACCTAAGAATTACAGTAAATGGCAAGCGGAGTCAACTAAGTATTAAAAGAAAAATTAATCCCGAAAAATGGAATTACGAAGCAGCTTTAGCTATAGGAAATTCATTAGAAGCAAAAGAATTAAATTATTATTTGGATGCTATACGGTTTAAGTTATATGGTATTCAAAAGAAATTCTTAGATGATGATAAAATATTTTCTGCACTTGATATAAAAAACCGTTACATAGGTAAGAGTGAAAATCAAAAAATGTTGCTCAATATTTTCCAAGAACACAACGATAAAGTAGAACAATTAATTGGTAAAGATTTTGCAGCAGGAACAGCTGAGAGATATAGAACCGCTAAAAAGCACGTAGAAGATTATATTAAATTAGAATATAAATGTGATGATATACCTGTTAATAATGTAGATCATAAATTTATAAGTGGTTTAGAATACTATCTAAAAACCGTTAGAAATTGCAGTCATAATACGGCCATAAAGTATATCACCAATTTTAAAAAGATTGTGAGAATTGCATACGCTAATGATTGGATAGATAAAGATCCTTTTTACCATTGGAAATCAAGATTAAAAATTGTAGATAGAGAATTTTTAACCAAAGAAGAAATAGAATTATTTATAGAAAAAAAATTACATACACCGAGACTTGATCAAGTTCGTGACATTTTTATATTTTGTTGTTTTACGGGACTCTCCTACTCCGATGTAAAAAAACTTACCAAAAGTAATTTGGTATTGGGAATAGACGGTGAAATGTGGATTAAAACTTTCAGAACAAAAACAGATACTCCAAGCAATATTCCACTGCTACCAACTGCAATGGCAATAATTAATAAATATAAAAACCATCAAGAAGTAATCAATAAAGAAGTTCTACTACCAGTACTAAGTAATCAAAAATCAAATGCTTATTTAAAAGAAATAGCAGATTTAACGGGTATAACTAAAAACCTCACCACTCACCTAGCAAGACATACATTTGCAACAACAATAACATTGTCCAATGGTGTGCCTATAGAATCAGTTAGTAAAATGTTAGGTCATAAGTCATTAAAAACTACACAACATTACGCTAAAATTCTAGATAGAAAAGTTTCTGAAGACATGGCCATTTTAAAATCAAAACTTGGTTTAGCATCAGATGAACATATAAATTATCGGAAACTTTAA
- a CDS encoding LacI family DNA-binding transcriptional regulator: MKKKSNVTLKEIAKILGYSISTVSRALRDHVDISAETKAIVEQKAKELNYMPNMFAQGFRSSRMHIIGVVVPKLSHYFTSTMIEGILDYAETKGYRVIVSESKNSVEKQNQMLNTMLQFNVDGILLSMTRKTANVQDILNILDRKPLVLFDKVMSKIPCTQIIIDGKQAAYNAIEHLINIGKRRIAIFKETENSFNSEQRFEGYLKALKDYNIPIDEKLIFSTEDISLEKGEQLAQIAITLKERPDAIFAITDSCAIGAIKILNKNKIKIPEEIAVVGFSNSAHSTIIEPNLSTINQPGHLIGKTALKYLIEEIETDNNNDFQSSKTVEIKSSLIVRDSSFIV, encoded by the coding sequence ATGAAGAAAAAAAGCAATGTTACGTTGAAAGAAATCGCTAAAATTTTAGGATATTCTATCTCTACAGTTTCAAGAGCGTTACGAGATCATGTTGATATTAGTGCAGAAACAAAAGCAATTGTAGAGCAAAAGGCAAAAGAGTTAAATTATATGCCCAATATGTTTGCTCAAGGTTTTAGAAGTAGTAGAATGCATATTATTGGTGTTGTTGTTCCTAAGCTTTCTCATTATTTTACTTCTACAATGATTGAAGGTATTCTTGACTATGCAGAAACCAAAGGATATCGTGTAATAGTATCAGAATCGAAAAATAGCGTTGAAAAACAAAACCAAATGCTAAATACAATGCTACAATTTAATGTTGATGGCATTTTACTTTCAATGACCCGTAAAACAGCGAATGTTCAAGACATTTTAAATATTTTAGATAGAAAACCATTGGTTTTATTTGATAAAGTAATGAGTAAAATTCCATGTACTCAGATTATTATTGACGGTAAGCAAGCTGCTTATAACGCTATAGAACATTTAATAAATATAGGAAAACGTAGGATTGCTATTTTTAAAGAGACAGAAAATTCATTCAATTCAGAGCAGCGGTTTGAAGGTTATTTAAAAGCCTTGAAAGATTACAACATACCCATAGATGAAAAATTGATTTTTAGTACCGAAGATATCTCATTGGAAAAAGGAGAACAATTGGCACAAATTGCAATTACCTTAAAAGAAAGACCCGATGCCATTTTTGCAATTACGGATAGCTGTGCCATTGGTGCCATTAAAATTTTAAATAAAAACAAAATAAAAATACCTGAAGAAATTGCTGTTGTGGGATTTAGTAATTCAGCACACTCAACTATTATAGAACCAAATTTAAGCACCATTAATCAACCTGGTCATCTCATAGGAAAGACTGCTTTAAAGTATTTAATTGAAGAAATTGAAACTGATAACAATAATGATTTCCAAAGCAGTAAAACTGTTGAAATAAAATCAAGTCTCATCGTTAGAGATTCGTCCTTTATAGTATAG